GTTGCTTTCCTTTATGTGCTGCAATTCAATTGAAGCTCGTTCAGATCTGGCAACTTTGACAACTCCCGTAACGACCGGTTCGACTTTATCTGTTAAGTCAGCACTATACAAAACAATTCATGTCATCCGCGTAAAAAACCTTCTCTTCCCTATTGGTGGAATGGTAGTGGTATTATTTACTTATAAAGCACAAATAAAAGCTGCCCTAAAATACCCTTGTAATACACCTCTAGCCATTGACATTAGCTTGGAGATAGATGCACCCGTGAAACCCATTGCTACAATTTTGGAGATAGTTTCTAATTAAGTTAAGCCCCCACCCACTAATTCTGTAAGAAAACTCTGAGAAGTGCTTAGTATTTGACTTCATCAAAAGTCATCTTAGGTCCAGAAATATTCATACTGCATTCTAGCTACCGTTCAATATTTTATTATTGCTTCCTTTGTTTGCAACATTGGTAGCTCAATTAACTTGTCTCGTTGAAAGCTCCACTGGTGTCGCGagaccactttcatgctttttcaAGAAACCGAgcaatctttttttgtgtgtgtgcaaaacTCTTTCGTATGTTCCAGTGGAAATGCTCAGTACCAAAACTGTCTTTTCAGGATCCCGACGTCTGCGTTCGATTGAAGCCCATAAGTTATCCAGTGGGCTGCTCCCCGTTTGTCATCCTCCGAACGTCCCCTTCTGGAGATGGCCTAGAGCACCACTCGTACTCTGGCCCACCGTGTTTGTTAAATTACCTTCCCTCACCCATGGCGTCCTGCTGGCAGTCGGAACCTTGCTCCTCGCCCGCCACTACTGGTGAGTATCGCGTACTGACGTCTCGTGCTTTGGCTCTCTCCTCGAGAGGTCAACAATAAGCCCGTTGCTGTTTTCGTTATGCAGATGACCGTTTTGGATGGCGGTGAGCGAGGAGGACGCCCGAGGCAGTTTTGCCAAAAGGTGGGCAATTTTACGTATTGTGGTCAATATGTCCGAGATCTCGGAGGAAATATTCTGGCAATGAAAAACTTGTTAATTTATTTGACGTCAGAAGtgctttttctctttattgtgcCGCAGTATACAAAGGCGTGGCAGTTTAGGCGAGCTGGTATGTCATGACCTTTTTAGGCTTCTAGCTCAGCTCAGAGCAAAAAGGAAGATGgcaggggtaatgaaagggaacgttcactctgttctccgttccttttcattaccccttccatctccctttttgctctttctgagctgcgctacaagcctaaaatatGCAGTGTACAAATATTGGGAATAGTACTTGTTTATCTTAGCAGACAACTGAAGTCAATGTGACATGCCTGATTTATTACACGGACGCTATCTTGCGAGATTCCTGAATGTTATCTTACGGATGGCAATCTTCGGTTGCGCTTTCTGCAGCTGACTGCAAGTTTCAATGACACGCATTACCAAAGGCTCACGTAACCGAGCTCGGCCACATTTTATTGAGTCTCCAGTGCGAGTAAGACAACATTTTTGAagcagtttcagcaaagcgggttaGATCTTTCGTTAAGGCGCTGAATTGCTCCGCTACGGGGTTATTACCACGAGTTTCATACGTTTTGGGTCATTATGTGTTCAGACAAAACGTGGCCATGTATAACAAACTGAACATTGGGTAATCCTTATTTTCTAAGCCAAGTATGGACGCTTCAAATATGCCGATCAGGAGCGGGAAGTGTAGCTTCTTATTTCCAGATAGCATCCTGGATTGATATTATATATTGCTTGAACGCGTGAATAGCTGCCACTAGAACTCGGTGTCCGAAGTGTGAAAGGCATTTTATCAAGGCGTTGTACCTGGTTTCGaaactccacccccccccccttattttttttactgccgGCCACTCAGACGCACTTATCTTGGGCTCCATCGTGCTTGTTTAGCCTTTCCTTGTCGAATGGGTTTTAGTTCAGTCAGCTGCAGTGAATTTGGTCACAGGTTCTCAGCAAGCCACTTCCTCACAGCGTATAGatgcttttatgaataaattTGGTCCTCGCGTGTGAAACATCTTCACCAACATATGTGGCAAAATTACACGTGACAATTTGCCAGCACTGGTTTCTGCTCAAAATTCCAAGTATTTTCTTGCCTACGTTCCAGGTCAGACGCTTCTGAGCAACGATCCTTCCGCGGCTGTGGCCGTTTGCACGTCGGACGGCAACTGGACATCAGTCTGAGTGTGGCCACTAACCCCAGGATCTGCGCAGCAACCCCTCGTCACGGCAAGCGTCGTCTCTGCGAGCTTCGCATCGAGCGTTCTAAACGCTCATCAGGTGGTCTTTGTGCATATTGTAGATGGTCTAGCTGGCGAGGGTGGCGCACGCCATAGGGAAGTTAACTGTTCGTTTTGTAATTTTGTAATGTATAGCTACATTACAAAATTGCTTAGCTGTAAGCCCGAGGTTTCGTGGGCCTGGCTTGCGGCCACATGGGTCTTCTCCGTGCCGGAATCGAAGAGGACGGGCCACGTGTTGCGGGGTGGCGGCGTATAGCTTCAGGTTTTAGCGGGAATAAGGCTTAGCTCATACTGCGCAGGCTACAGCTGATAGCCGTCCTCTACGAGTGCGTCAGGGACATGGACCCTTCCGAATGGCCTTGCGACCCGACCCCACTATTTCGTGACAAGGTAGCCCGGGCGCGTCAGTGCTATCGAGCGAAATGTGGAATCACGGAAGCAAACGCCATTCTGAAATTGCCTCGCCAGCTTTTAGCTATTGCGGCGACCTTACGTCGCCCACGGTCTGGTGCGGAGCCCGGCCGTGCAGCAGCTACGGTGAGTGGTCCATTTCTTTGCGGTTCCCGCTGTTCTTTTCTGGTTGTTTACTTTCGTCCTTGCGTCGCAGATGATGACCTTGATCACCACTCGTGGCGTCACCGACCGTCTTAACTCTTTTGCATTCCGTCGGCGGGGAGGTGTTGCTGGTGGATTGGACTTTGTTCCTCGCCCGGCACTACTCCTGGCAAGTACCATGAACACTAGAATCGTAGTATGGCTGTGCTCTCGAGTGTTTAACAAGCCCTGCCTGATTTCAGGTTCCTACCGTCTGCTTTCCATTGCGGCTATTCACAAGCATATCCAGCGGGCGGTTCTGCACATCTAGTCTCCGGCCGTATTACGTCTGTATTTCTTCGCCGGTGGCTTTCAGCTGGGAGATGGAGATTCGTTCAGCTCCCTGCACTACTTCTGACAAGTATCATGTTTACACTCCAATGGTACTACGGTTGTTTTCTCGTGTGGCGTATAAGCCCTGTGGCATTGAAGGTTCCGAACgtctgcttttgaatgaagccgTGTTTTCGTCTGACGGCTATGGTTGGTGTTCTCTCAGTGCTCCTTTTAATCCTGTTGCTACACCTTGCCGGTTCCGCAAGTGCACACTTTGTGGGCTTCCAATGAAATTTGCAGTCGCGTGTATTTACTATGCAGACCTTCGAGGTTAGGTTTATGCTTCGGAAAACTTCCTTCGCCACAGTTTCCAATAGGCTTTTGCATGTCGCTGTCCGAGTAAGACGACGTTGAATTTCTTCCGTTCCTGGTTATATTTCTTAGCTGATTTCATTTCCTCACCCGCAATTTATTTCGTCTACTCGGAGTGCCACATTTTTCACAATGCGTTGTAACTATACGTAGTCTTTTGTCGAAGGTTGCCGTCCTATTCAATATTTCCTCCCAGTTTCCTGGTTCCGCCCATCATGTCCACAGAAGTTAGAGGAATAGGTTCTCCAGGTCCATCGTGAACTTGTGTGAACGATTTTCTTAGTTTCACAGAAACCGCCCCCACACGGTGTTTTGTGGAGGAAATTTCCACTTGGTGATAGGTCATAAATTGTTCGGTTGTTTCAGCACGTAATGTTGCTGTGACCGCATTCAATTCCTTATTCGTTCTCCTGAAAGTCTTGCATTGTTGCTGAGCACATTTATGTTCGAGCTGAGAAACGCCGAAAATAGTGTAGAGAACCGATCTGAAGAGACTCCAACAGCTCCGCAGTGTACACCTCTTGTCACGGTACATGTGAAAGTCGCTACAGTTTGGCTTGGtgtccttttatttttttgtagttCGTCCCAGCGCACCATTGAAACGTAGACCAGCTATTTCAGACAATGTGGTCTTCGTTACTCTATCCTCAAGAGGAGCTACTTCTTACAAGGATCTGGAATTGTATCTTCGCCACACAACGCACTGTCGTATTATTTCTTGCACGTATACGCGCCAGTGTACTGCGTACTCCACCGTGAAGTTTGTCCATATACGTGTCGCACTAATAGTCAACGGATTTCTTCCATTCACATGTGATCGGGTGCTGCTCGTCTTGTGATACGGGCCCTACCGAAAGCGCCCTTGAAGTCTCATTCGGTCTTTATCTTAATATATCTGGCATTCACCTACTGTCTGAACATTCGCTTGCTTGCTGAATTTCTGCAATTTTTCAATATACACACTTCGTTCTAGCCAAATGAGGCAGGTTTCGGCGGTATTTGTTTCTTCTGCTTTTAGTGGGCCGTAGAAGTTGTCATCTAATATTATTCACGGAACGAAACATTCACGTTGTTGCTCTCCAAATTTTCAAGTAAACTTGTCAACTTCAATGCCTGGTCTTGAGATCCTTTTTGACGTATATCTGACACGAGAATCATCTCCTTTCCTTTCATTATCCGGTATTTTGTAACGGCTATTTAGCCTGTAGCATCTGGGGTCGCTTCTACAAAATTGTTCACTACGACATCTTTTCTGCGGTGACTCCTGGTTACACCTGCTCGATTTTTCACTACTATTGACGTATCCCCATTTTTCTACAGAGTAATTCggctttttttcttgtctttgttCAACGGGTGCTTTATGCATTTTCCTTCTCCAATGCAGCACGATTGTTCAAGTGGTCCTATACTTTATTGTTGCATCCATGTTATAATTTGCGATACTGACGACGGTGTTCATTAGAGCTATGGTGTTCATTGCCAGGACCAGCACTGTCTCCGCTCTGATATAACAGTACCATGAATGCGGCACTTGAATACCCCGCTTGAGGCATTTAGTCTTTCATCTTCCTTGGTATATTTCTCCATAGGTCATTTATCTTCGTCTTGGAGAAGGTTGTCTCAAGATTCCTGTTTTTCCCGTCATTGAATACAGATATTAGCTGTTACAGTGTATGACGTTAGGAATTCCAGCCAACCGAATATTTTGCCCTGGCTTGAAGCACTTTTCCCATCGTGAGCATTTCACTCGAGTCTCCATATCGACAGCATAGCAGAATACCGTCAGCCGTGTCCCAGTTCATTCCTAGAATACTGGTCTGGCTTGATCACATAAAAACGACACCTTGATGCGCATTTAAATTCTCAATTCTTCACTGCTTGATGCCCCTTTGCAAGTATTCATTGCAGCTCGGCGAATTTTTTTCGCTTCTATGTACACGCCTTCGGCCTGGTTTCTTATGATGTTCCAAGCCTAACTTCATCAACGCAAACTTATTTACGTTTGCTGTCATTACAAGAATTTCTTCGAAAATTCATTACCAGTGTACGTACATCTGCATTCAAATTTCCTCCTATCTGAAGATAATCATTCAGAACATTCCTGATCTTAACCACGAGGCGTCAAATACTACGCTTAATTTTCTTGCTAGTTGGTCTTTTCGAATTGCTTGATGGCGGGATATGGTAGTTATTGTTCAGATTATTCCGAGCACGCTCGCTTTTCCATTCCAAGCGTGAAACATCTCGCATTGAACAGCCGTATTTTTATCTCGGTACTGAATTTGTCTGTCTTCGAGATCGTCTTCCGATTGCTCCTTCGTTGATTTCCACGTTAACTTGCTCTCTCCATCCTTGTGAACAGTCCTTGTGACTACATAGTCCACTTCATGCATCGTTTCTTTCTGAGGAGCTAAGCCAGTATATTCCACCATCAAAAAGTTTAAAATGGAAGTCGTCAGTTCTTGCGGCGTCAAGAACCATGGCAAGTTTGGCGTTTCGCAGTTCTCTTCTACACCACATTGGTCAGGCAGAATCCAGTCGGAAATTTTCTAttttccattgtatcttcgtttCGCCTTTTCACTGGACTTGTCTCCTCGCcctgcactactactggtaagtgtcgtttacacgggACTCGTATTACGGCTGTGTCCTCCACTGTTGCACAAATACGCACTTTGTCGTTACAGGTTCTGCAATCCTGTTTTCAACTGCGGTCCTCAAACGTGCCCAGCTTGCACCTGCACTACTCTACGATCTGCGCTCCAAAAGATTACTTCGGGCTAGACCATCACCTGTTCCAGGAGCGACTGCTACTGCTTCTACATTCGCTCGCCAGTGGCGCCCTGCTCATAGACTGGACTTTGCACTACTACTGGTAAGTCTCGTTTACACGGGACTCGTATTACGGCTGTGTCGTCCATATAACAAATACGCAGTGTGTCGTTACAGGTTCTGCAATCCTATTTTCAACTCCGGTCCTTAAGCGTGCCCAGCTTGCACCTGCACTACTCTACGATCTGCGCTCCAAAAGATTACTTCGGCCACGAGCATCATCTGTTTCATGAGACTGCTACTGCTTCTACATTCTCTTGCCAGTGGCGTCCTGCTGGTAGACTGCACTTGTCTCCTCGCcctgcactactactggtaagtgtcgtttacacgggACTCGTATTACGGCTGTGTCCTCCACTGTTTAACAAATACGCAGTGTGTCGTTACAGGTTCTGCAATCCTGTTTTCAACTGCGGTCCTCAAGCGTGCCCAGCTTGCACCTGCACTACTCTACGATCTGCGCTCCAAAAGATTACTTCGGCCACGAGCATCATCTGTTTCATGAGACTGCTACTGCTTCTACATTCTCTTGCCAGTGGCGTCCTGCTGGTAGACTGGACTTGTCTCCTCGCcctgcactactactggtaagtgtcgtttacacgggACTCGTATTACCGCTGTGTCCTCCACTGTTTCACAAATACGCACTGTCGTTACAGGTTCTGCAATCCTGTTTTCAACTGCGGTCCTCGAGCGTGCCCAGCTTGCACCTGAACTACTCTACGAACTGCGCTGCAAAAGATTACTTCGGCCACGAGCATCATCTGTTTCATGAGACTGCTACTGCTTCTACATTCTCTTGCCAGTGGCGTCCTGCTGGTAGACTGGACTTGTCTCCTCGCcctgcactactactggtaagtgtcgtttacacgggACTCGTATTACGGCTGTGTCCTCCACTGTTTAACAAATACGCACTGTGTCATTACAGGTTCTGCAATCCTGTTTTCAACTGCGGTCCTCAAGCGTGCCCAGCTTGCACCTGCACTACTCTACGATCTGCGCTCCAAAAGATTACTTCGGCCACGAGCATCATCTGTTTCATGAGACTGCTACTGCTTCTACATTCTCTTGCCAGTGGCGTCCTGCTGGTAGACTGGACTTGTCTCCTCGCcctgcactactactggtaagtgtcgtttacacgggACTCGTATTACGGCTGTGTCCTCCACTGTTTAACAAATACGCACTGTGTCATTACAGGTTCTGCAATCCTGTTTTCAACTGCGGTCCTCAAGCGTGCCCAGCTTGCACCTGCACTACTCTACGATCTGCGCTCCAAAAGATTACTTCGGCCACGAGCATCATCTGTTTCATGAGACTGCTACTGCTTCTACATTCTCTTGCCAGTGGCGTCCTGCTGGTAGACTGGACTTGTCTCCTCGCcctgcactactactggtaagtgtcgtttacacgggACTCGTATTACGGCTGTGTCCTCCACTGTTTAACAAATACGCACTGTGTCATTACAGGTTCTGCAATCCTGTTTTCAACTGCGGTCCTCAAGCGTGCCCAGCTTGCACCTGCACTACTCTACGAACTGCGCTGCAAAAGATTACTTCGGCCACGAGCATCATCTGTTTCATGAGACTGCTACTGCTTCTACATTCTCTTGCCAGTGGCGTCCTGCTGGTAGACTGGACTTGTCTCCTCGCcctgcactactactggtaagtgtcgtttacacgggACTCGTATTACGGCTGTGTCCTCCACTGTTTAACAAATACGCACTGTGTCATTACAGGTTCTGCAATCCTGTTTTCAACTGCGGTCCTCAAGCGTGCCCAGCTTGCACCTGCACTACTCTACGATCTGCGCTCCAAAAGATTACTTCGGCCACGAGCATCATCTGTTTCATGAGACTGCTACTGCTTCTACATTCTCTTCACAGTGGCGTCCTGCTGGTAGACTGGACTTGTCTCCTCGCCCTGCACTATTACtggtaagtgtcgtttacacgggACTCGTATTACGGCTGTGTCCTCCACTGTTTAACAAATACGCACTGTGTCATTACAGGTTCTGCAATCCTGTTTTCAACTGCGGTCCTCAAGCGTGCCCAGCTTGCACCTGCACTACTCTACGATCTGCGCTCCAAAAGATTACTTCGGGCTAGACAATCACCTGTTCCAGGAGAGACTGCTACTGCTTCTGCATTCTCTCGCCAGTGGCGCCCTGCTCGTAGACtggtggcggatggacgtgcttttcggggctccgtggcgacgacgaaatcataagtttttgtgcatgctttgagcttgcttctgtttatttgctggttttttgcatttaaatagtaattggggggttttccttctctttccctttttttgtccctcgtatttcgggtgcgcgggtgtgcttcgtgtaaattt
The sequence above is drawn from the Dermacentor andersoni chromosome 7, qqDerAnde1_hic_scaffold, whole genome shotgun sequence genome and encodes:
- the LOC140219616 gene encoding uncharacterized protein, translated to MRLLLLLHSLASGVLLVDWTCLLALHYYWFCNPVFNCGPQACPACTCTTLRSALQKITSATSIICFMRLLLLLHSLASGVLLVDWTCLLALHYYWFCNPVFNCGPQACPACTSSSVS